The genomic DNA acCGCAGCTTCGCCGCCTCATCAGACTGCTTCTTGTTCGAGTAcatcatcttctccaacaGCTTCCGCTTTTTACGgctcatcatcatcttctgtctctccagttcttcctcctccttgcgcttcttggAGGCGATCTTCTTCGCCTGCGAGGacttcttcttggccttctcGTCGGCGCCGCCGTTGGCGGACGAGAAAGGAAGACCAGCAGCTTCGGCCTCGAGTTCTTTCTGGTGACGAGTGCGAGCGGtctcctcgtcgtcttcggACTCGGATGCGGCTTCGTCTTCGAAGCCACCGAATTCCTCGCCTTCGGACTCGCTCTCTTCCTgttcctcgtcttcgtcggaGTTGGCAAGGTCGACGTCCATACCGCCGTCTTCTTCGGAGTCTTCGGaaccatcctcctcgtcagATGCCTCAGCGGCCTTGGCGTCTCCGTTCTTCTCGTGACCCTTGTCGTCCTTGTCGTCCGCCATCTCTTCGTCGCTACCACTCTCTTCCTCGGCCAACTCAGCCtcaccctcttcttcctgaTCTGCCAGACTGGCCTTAGGGTCGTAACCGCCCCTCGAAGGCTTGACCCACGGGCTCAAGTGGGGTGGCAGCGTGGCACCGGGTGCGTAAAGGTCAGGACGAAGAAGTCTGCCCTCGTTGATGCTATCCCAAATCCATTGGGGCTGGACGTAGGTTCTACCGGGAATCCGGGTACCAGGCTTGACTTGTGGCACGGCACCTTCCTTGGCAGCAGGAACAGCCGGGAGAGCGCCCTCAGGGAGAGGAGGACGATCCACGACCTGGTGAGTAATCCGGGGGTCCGTTTCGTCGTGGGTGAAAGCACCATCGCCAGACACAGCGTCCCAGCCAACCCGGGTGCAGCCAAACGCACGGAGGATAAATTCCAAGGGAGCCTTCGGGGCTTCTCTCGAGATGTAGAATGTGAAGGGGGAGAAGAGAGAACCGGCGTCGGCTCCGCTCAGGTCAGGTTGGTCGAGCGTATCGGCTTCCGGTGCGGCAGGCTCGAACTTGTCGATCGCATCGTTCGATTCTTCCGTGGTAGTCTCGACGGTCTTCTCATCCTTTGTCTGATCCAATCCGGCGTCATGGATCACCTTGTCAACCTTACTCTGGACCTCAGTCGAAACCTCCTTGTTCGTAAGAGCGTTTGTCTTTGTGCTATTCCCTTCGATGGCCTTGGGGACGTTGCCAACGGACCGACCCTCGAGGGTGAAAGCGGCCAATTCCGCACCGTTCTCATCGCTCCGGGTATCGAACTTGGGCGGGTATCTCAGACCAATCGATGAGTACAGACGGTAGTTAACGAAGCCCAGGAGGGTAGTGTAAAACTCGACAAAAGTGGCCATAATCCGGTAGTCGACATCACCGTTCACCCGCTGGACGAATCGGTAAGGAACCAACCACATGATGTCCTGTCCTTGAATAGTTGCCTGGTAGTAGATACCCTTGATCGAGAGGAAAGACTTGCGCAGGGAGTTGGTAGCGATCAGATAGTGCTGGAACTCATGGGTCAATCGCTGACAGAGCGCAATGGTCTTGGGAGGCACGTGGGCGGATGAGGGGAGGTTTGCAAAGAGGAACAGCAGCGAAAGCGCATCATCCAAGTCTCTGAGGGCGTCAATGAAGGTGGGATAACGCTCCTTAATGACGTGGTCCAGGGTGAGTTTCGGGGCAtggttcttctccaagcGCGAAGCATCGCTAACTTCTCCACGTCCTAACGAGCGCGCGATCTTCTTCGCAAGAGACTTCTGGTCGCGGAACTTGGCCAATAGGGGCTCGTGGAGTAGATATTGGATATCCTTGGTGTAGTAGAAGGTGGTGTTGGGAGTCGAAGTCTTCGaggccttcttcttgttccggGGCTCACGAGGATAGATACCTGTTCAACGCCTCAAAATCAGCGTCCCAAGTCAAGGAATACATCAGACAATAGTACATACCCTTGAAGATACATAGTCGACGGAAGTCAGGCAACGAAATCTGCAGTTTGCGGACTGCCTGCGTTCTGGTAATGTAGTTTTTGGCCTGGCCAGAGGTTCCTAGACGCAATTGAATTAGCATTTTTGAATTGCTTCAAACGTGATATATCAATTCATACCCTTCTTCTTAAGCTTCGCCATTTTGACAATCAGTGGTGGTAACTGTGTtgacaggaagaagaaaatagAATCGGAGATAACCAAAAATTTCTCGataactttttttttctcttcggGGAGCTGGATGTTGGTCCGTGCACGTGCTATCTATCTTGGCGCCAAGACTGAATATGTGATCATGAAGACCAGTTTCGGGATGGCTTCAACTCTTCCACGTTGGTCGATTACGGCAACAGGAATATATGATGCGGTAGTATTCCTGGTCTTATTCATTTGCCATGCTGGTTGATCGCAGAAAGGCGGTCGTCTTTGGCGCTGCCCTGGTCTTGCGACTGCTGCTTTGGGTTCTGTTCCCTTCGCTGCCGGACTTGTTGACGGGACGAGTAGAGGTGTCTACGCCGGTTAACAGCTTCAAGCGGCGTGAGTACCGACATGCCGGTGGTACTTCGTGGAATTGCGTTGCTAATGCTATGCGATTAGTGCAGGAAGGCTTGTTTATGTACACTCGCAATGTTTCCCCTTACGACGGCGGCGTGTTCCATCAGGTAAGTCCAGCAATTGACTGTATTTCTCTGGGGAAGTTGCTAACAGTCCGTCCGAATATCTAAATAGGCACCGCTATTGCTTCCAATCTTCGCGTTGTTACCAAATGCCAAGGAATATCCTTTACCGACAGCCATATTCTACTCGCTGGTCGATCTCGCAAACGCAAACGCATTGGTCACAATATCCGACTCAGGACAGGCTCTTTCGGGGAGATTACATTCggcattgagaaagcatgtCCGATATGATGGGGTTGCAGTTGCGGCATGGTATGGAGGCTATGCATCTCATGGGGAAAAGGCAATGTTTTTAACGGTCCCAGGTTTCTCTTTAATCCGTTCACGATTGCGACCTGTTTGAGCAGGTCGACGAATGTTTTCACCACCTGCGGTATTCTCTATGCCATATCCAACGCTGGCAGCGGAAATAGCGTCAATGCGATGCTCGCCTTGGGATTCGCGTCCTACCTCTCGATATAC from Aspergillus chevalieri M1 DNA, chromosome 1, nearly complete sequence includes the following:
- the nop7 gene encoding mRNA-binding ribosome synthesis protein NOP7 (BUSCO:EOG09261L4M;~COG:J;~EggNog:ENOG410PH1N;~InterPro:IPR001357,IPR010613,IPR036420;~PFAM:PF06732;~go_component: GO:0005730 - nucleolus [Evidence IEA];~go_process: GO:0042254 - ribosome biogenesis [Evidence IEA]) produces the protein MAKLKKKGTSGQAKNYITRTQAVRKLQISLPDFRRLCIFKGIYPREPRNKKKASKTSTPNTTFYYTKDIQYLLHEPLLAKFRDQKSLAKKIARSLGRGEVSDASRLEKNHAPKLTLDHVIKERYPTFIDALRDLDDALSLLFLFANLPSSAHVPPKTIALCQRLTHEFQHYLIATNSLRKSFLSIKGIYYQATIQGQDIMWLVPYRFVQRVNGDVDYRIMATFVEFYTTLLGFVNYRLYSSIGLRYPPKFDTRSDENGAELAAFTLEGRSVGNVPKAIEGNSTKTNALTNKEVSTEVQSKVDKVIHDAGLDQTKDEKTVETTTEESNDAIDKFEPAAPEADTLDQPDLSGADAGSLFSPFTFYISREAPKAPLEFILRAFGCTRVGWDAVSGDGAFTHDETDPRITHQVVDRPPLPEGALPAVPAAKEGAVPQVKPGTRIPGRTYVQPQWIWDSINEGRLLRPDLYAPGATLPPHLSPWVKPSRGGYDPKASLADQEEEGEAELAEEESGSDEEMADDKDDKGHEKNGDAKAAEASDEEDGSEDSEEDGGMDVDLANSDEDEEQEESESEGEEFGGFEDEAASESEDDEETARTRHQKELEAEAAGLPFSSANGGADEKAKKKSSQAKKIASKKRKEEEELERQKMMMSRKKRKLLEKMMYSNKKQSDEAAKLRSKRRKLEKGDK